A stretch of the Streptococcus himalayensis genome encodes the following:
- the lspA gene encoding signal peptidase II, translating into MKRKIGVPALIGLMIVLDQWVKEMVVANIPLGETREFLPPIMSLTYLRNTGAAFSILENQQWLFAVITIVVMGGAIGYLIKHLQNSFWLVAGLSLIIAGGFGNFIDRLRQGFVVDMFQFDIVQFAIFNIADMYLTFGVLILCLVIMKEEKNGN; encoded by the coding sequence ATGAAACGAAAGATTGGAGTACCAGCCTTGATTGGACTGATGATTGTGCTCGATCAATGGGTCAAAGAAATGGTTGTTGCAAATATTCCTTTGGGAGAAACCAGGGAATTTCTCCCTCCGATAATGAGTTTGACCTATCTACGTAACACAGGAGCTGCTTTTTCAATCTTGGAAAATCAACAATGGCTCTTTGCCGTGATTACCATTGTAGTAATGGGAGGAGCGATTGGGTATTTGATAAAACATTTGCAGAATTCTTTCTGGTTGGTTGCAGGACTTTCCTTGATTATCGCGGGAGGTTTTGGGAATTTTATCGACCGATTGAGGCAAGGGTTTGTCGTAGATATGTTCCAGTTTGATATTGTTCAATTTGCAATTTTTAATATAGCGGATATGTATCTGACTTTTGGAGTGCTTATCCTATGCTTGGTCATCATGAAGGAAGAAAAGAATGGAAATTAA
- a CDS encoding phosphopentomutase: MAKFKRMHVVVLDSVGIGAAPDADQFFNAGEPDTTSDTLGHISETAGLNVPNMAKIGLGNIERTTPLKTVAAEENPTGYVTKLEEVSRGKDTMTGHWEIMGLNITDPFDTFWDGFPEDLLQKIEAFSGRKIIREANKPYSGTAVIDDFGPRQMETGELIVYTSADPVLQIAAHEDIIPLEELYKICEYARSITLERPSLLGRIIARPYVGTPGNFTRTANRHDYAVSPFAPTVLDNLKAAGIDTYGVGKINDIFNSAGISHDMGHNKSNNHGVDTFVKVLQNEDFTEGLSFTNLVDFDAVYGHRRDTEGYRDCLEEFDARLPEIIENLREDDLLMITADHGNDPTYVGTDHTREYVPLLIFGKSLTGAGHIPVGHFADISATIADNFGVEKSQIGESFLDKLV, from the coding sequence ATGGCAAAATTTAAACGCATGCACGTTGTGGTATTGGATTCAGTAGGAATCGGTGCTGCACCAGATGCAGATCAATTTTTTAATGCTGGTGAGCCAGATACGACGTCAGATACTTTAGGTCATATCTCAGAAACGGCAGGTTTGAACGTCCCAAATATGGCAAAGATTGGTCTGGGCAATATCGAGCGTACTACACCGCTCAAAACCGTTGCTGCTGAGGAAAATCCAACAGGTTATGTGACAAAATTAGAAGAGGTATCACGTGGAAAGGATACCATGACCGGTCACTGGGAAATTATGGGACTTAATATCACCGATCCATTTGATACCTTCTGGGATGGTTTTCCAGAGGACTTGCTTCAAAAAATTGAGGCATTTTCAGGACGAAAAATCATTCGTGAGGCCAATAAACCGTATTCAGGAACAGCAGTTATTGATGATTTTGGCCCACGTCAAATGGAAACAGGTGAGTTGATTGTCTACACATCTGCCGACCCTGTTCTTCAAATCGCCGCTCACGAGGACATTATTCCACTAGAAGAACTTTATAAAATCTGTGAATACGCACGTTCGATTACGCTTGAGCGTCCGTCTTTATTAGGACGGATTATCGCGCGTCCCTATGTGGGAACACCGGGCAATTTTACGCGTACTGCTAACCGTCATGACTATGCTGTTTCCCCATTTGCTCCAACCGTGCTTGACAACCTGAAAGCAGCAGGTATTGATACCTACGGTGTTGGAAAGATTAACGACATCTTCAATAGTGCAGGAATTTCCCACGATATGGGTCATAATAAGTCTAACAACCACGGTGTGGATACCTTTGTCAAGGTCTTGCAAAATGAGGACTTTACAGAAGGTCTGTCCTTTACCAACTTAGTGGACTTTGATGCGGTCTATGGTCATCGTAGGGATACAGAAGGTTACCGCGATTGCTTGGAAGAATTTGATGCCCGCTTGCCAGAAATTATTGAAAACCTTCGTGAAGATGATCTCCTCATGATTACGGCTGACCACGGAAATGACCCAACTTATGTCGGAACAGACCACACCCGTGAGTATGTCCCATTGCTCATTTTTGGCAAATCGCTCACAGGTGCAGGCCATATCCCAGTTGGGCACTTTGCGGACATCTCAGCAACGATTGCGGATAACTTTGGCGTTGAAAAGAGCCAAATTGGGGAAAGTTTCCTAGATAAATTGGTATAA
- a CDS encoding alanine/glycine:cation symporter family protein — translation MSVITSLTNFIWSPLLLGVLIVAGTYFTFRMKFVQVRMIPEMIRCMFEKSDEDDEGISSFQALTVALSGRVGTGNITGVATAIALGGPGSIFWMWLIAFIGSGSAFVETVLGQLFKERKESGFIGGPAYYIEHGLKNKTFATIMAFIMMISSAFLMSGVQTNGISAAMENALNIPPLWTSIVVSLALFVIIIGGISRIAKFAEYVVPFMAGVYILMALIVIVLDFDRVLPTFQLIFASAFGWEPLFAGIVGSAIMYGVRRGVYSNEAGQGSQVAAAASAQVSHPIKQGLVQAFSVYIDTWFVCTATALIILLTGSYNVYDAAKQPIVENLMNITPENAGALYTQTALSHIMGPFGSIFVAVALVFFAFTTLMSYYYIAHTNLLYLLKEKVKPIHILILQILMIAGLFYSGIASSEFVWALGDLAIGFTVWGNIVAIFLLSPLVFTLLKDYEKQLKAGKDPVFDPRNLEITASEYWYNR, via the coding sequence GTGTCAGTAATTACAAGTTTGACAAACTTTATTTGGAGTCCCTTATTATTGGGAGTTTTGATTGTAGCAGGAACCTATTTTACCTTTCGGATGAAATTTGTTCAGGTTCGAATGATTCCAGAGATGATTCGTTGCATGTTTGAAAAATCAGACGAAGATGATGAAGGGATTTCGTCCTTTCAGGCTTTGACAGTCGCCTTATCGGGTCGTGTTGGAACTGGAAATATCACAGGCGTGGCAACAGCCATTGCTTTAGGAGGGCCAGGAAGCATTTTTTGGATGTGGTTGATTGCCTTTATTGGCTCTGGTTCAGCCTTTGTGGAGACAGTTCTTGGTCAGCTCTTCAAGGAAAGAAAAGAGAGTGGTTTTATCGGTGGGCCAGCTTACTATATTGAACACGGATTGAAAAATAAAACCTTTGCAACGATTATGGCCTTTATCATGATGATTTCTTCTGCATTTTTGATGTCAGGGGTGCAGACCAACGGCATTAGTGCAGCTATGGAAAATGCCTTGAACATTCCACCCTTGTGGACCAGTATCGTTGTTAGCCTTGCTCTTTTTGTGATTATCATTGGAGGGATTTCACGAATTGCAAAATTTGCGGAATATGTAGTGCCTTTTATGGCGGGAGTCTATATTTTGATGGCTTTGATTGTCATTGTCTTAGATTTTGATCGAGTATTGCCAACTTTTCAGCTGATTTTTGCAAGTGCCTTTGGTTGGGAACCGCTCTTTGCAGGTATTGTAGGCTCTGCGATTATGTACGGAGTTCGACGCGGAGTTTATTCAAATGAAGCGGGACAAGGTTCTCAGGTAGCTGCTGCGGCGTCTGCTCAAGTTTCTCATCCCATCAAGCAAGGATTGGTACAGGCTTTTTCAGTTTATATTGATACCTGGTTTGTTTGTACGGCAACTGCCTTGATTATTCTTCTGACAGGGTCTTACAATGTTTATGATGCTGCTAAACAGCCAATTGTCGAAAATCTTATGAATATTACGCCTGAAAATGCGGGAGCCCTATATACGCAAACAGCCTTATCTCACATTATGGGGCCATTTGGAAGTATATTTGTAGCGGTTGCTTTGGTCTTTTTTGCGTTTACTACCTTGATGAGCTATTACTATATTGCACATACAAATTTACTTTATCTATTGAAAGAAAAAGTCAAGCCAATTCATATATTGATTTTGCAAATTTTGATGATTGCTGGCCTCTTTTATTCAGGAATTGCCTCTAGTGAATTTGTCTGGGCTTTGGGAGATTTAGCTATCGGCTTTACGGTCTGGGGGAATATCGTTGCAATTTTCTTGCTATCTCCCTTGGTCTTTACCCTGTTAAAGGATTATGAAAAACAGTTGAAAGCTGGGAAAGACCCTGTTTTTGACCCGCGTAATCTGGAGATTACAGCATCTGAGTATTGGTACAATCGCTAA
- a CDS encoding nucleotidyltransferase family protein codes for MIEQVERLIAEINRIHQLYSKDYFETGKVEKVNLSHTFRRVPTEHILSYRLNLHESINDYLYRADVKDIHYYYRVKTAESILYKIDSYKKRDSHYPVNNILNDIFGARVILQSEEIQEILERLDYWKETYSLKNWYIRDRDGYVGIHIYFKNQSNFYYPWELQIWDEKDAEANIESHRLYKRSFVN; via the coding sequence ATGATTGAACAAGTAGAACGATTGATTGCTGAAATCAATCGCATTCATCAATTGTATTCAAAAGATTATTTTGAAACAGGAAAGGTGGAAAAAGTCAATCTTTCTCATACCTTTAGGAGAGTTCCGACTGAGCATATCTTATCCTATCGTCTTAATTTACATGAATCTATCAATGATTATTTGTATCGTGCGGATGTGAAAGATATCCATTATTATTACCGTGTCAAGACGGCAGAAAGTATCTTGTATAAGATTGATTCCTATAAAAAAAGAGATAGCCACTATCCAGTTAATAATATTTTAAATGATATTTTTGGTGCACGAGTGATTCTTCAGTCTGAGGAGATTCAGGAGATTTTAGAGCGCTTGGATTATTGGAAGGAAACCTATAGTCTGAAAAATTGGTATATCAGAGATAGGGATGGTTATGTCGGTATTCATATCTATTTTAAAAATCAGAGCAATTTCTACTATCCTTGGGAATTGCAGATCTGGGATGAGAAGGATGCAGAAGCGAATATTGAAAGTCATAGGCTATATAAACGTAGCTTTGTAAACTAA
- a CDS encoding ISL3 family transposase yields the protein MEQLNLITNFLKMKDKNITITNECDMGTHLELHGHLDYTAPKCPSCKGQMAKYDFQKASKIPYLETAGYPLLIRLRKRRFKCKECGKMAVAETPIVKKNHQISVAVNQKIAQLLIEKQAMTHIAHRLSISTSTVIRKLNEFKFETDWDKLPEVMSWDEYAFKKGKMSFIAQDFDTNNIIAILDGRTQATIRNHFLRYPRQVRNRVKFITMDMFSPYYQLAKQLFPHAKIVLDRFHVVQHLSRAMNRVRIQIMNQFDRKSQEYRVLKRYWKLVQQDSRKLSDKRFYRPTFRMHLTNKEILDKLLSYSDELRQHYELYQLLLFHFQERNSEHFFDLIEQERATVNPIFQTVFKTFLKDKDKVLNALELPYSNAKLEATNNLIKVIKRNAFGFRNFENFKKRILIALNIKKEKTKLVLSRC from the coding sequence ATGGAACAACTAAATCTTATCACAAATTTTCTCAAAATGAAAGACAAAAATATCACGATCACTAATGAATGCGACATGGGAACTCACTTAGAACTCCACGGTCACTTGGATTACACAGCCCCTAAATGCCCTTCCTGCAAGGGACAAATGGCTAAGTATGACTTCCAGAAAGCCTCTAAAATCCCCTACTTAGAAACTGCTGGCTACCCACTACTTATCCGCCTTCGAAAGCGTCGTTTCAAGTGCAAGGAATGTGGGAAAATGGCGGTCGCTGAAACTCCTATTGTTAAGAAGAACCATCAAATATCTGTCGCTGTCAACCAGAAAATCGCACAATTACTCATCGAAAAGCAAGCAATGACACATATCGCACACAGACTCTCCATTTCTACATCTACAGTTATTCGAAAACTCAATGAGTTTAAATTTGAAACGGATTGGGATAAGCTTCCAGAAGTCATGTCCTGGGATGAGTATGCCTTCAAGAAAGGGAAAATGAGCTTTATCGCTCAAGATTTTGACACAAATAACATCATCGCTATCCTTGATGGAAGAACGCAAGCAACCATCCGAAATCACTTTCTGAGATACCCTAGACAGGTCAGAAACCGCGTTAAATTCATCACTATGGACATGTTTAGCCCTTACTATCAACTAGCCAAACAACTTTTTCCTCATGCTAAAATCGTGCTTGATCGTTTCCACGTTGTGCAACATCTCAGCCGTGCTATGAACCGTGTCCGCATACAAATCATGAATCAATTCGATAGAAAATCCCAGGAATACCGTGTCTTAAAACGCTACTGGAAACTGGTACAACAAGATAGCCGTAAACTCAGTGATAAACGATTTTATCGCCCTACATTTCGCATGCATTTGACCAATAAGGAAATCTTAGACAAGCTCCTATCCTACTCAGATGAGTTACGACAACATTATGAACTCTATCAACTTCTTTTATTCCATTTCCAAGAGAGGAACTCAGAGCATTTCTTTGACCTAATTGAGCAAGAAAGAGCCACTGTTAACCCTATTTTCCAGACGGTATTTAAGACCTTTCTAAAGGATAAGGACAAGGTTTTAAACGCTTTGGAATTGCCTTATTCCAACGCTAAATTGGAAGCTACCAATAATCTTATCAAAGTCATTAAACGAAATGCCTTTGGTTTCAGGAACTTTGAAAACTTCAAAAAGCGGATTTTGATTGCCTTAAACATCAAAAAAGAGAAGACCAAGTTGGTCCTCTCTAGGTGTTAG
- a CDS encoding RluA family pseudouridine synthase, with the protein MEIKVEVGGQRLDKAVADLTALSRSLANEQIKNGQILVNGQPKKAKYTVQAGDVIYYHLPEPELVEYVAEDLPLEIVYQDRDVAVVNKPQGMVVHPSAGHTSGTLVNALLYHIKDLSGINGVLRPGIVHRIDKDTSGLLMVAKNDEAHLALAKELKEKKSLRKYWAIVHGNLPKDRGMIEAPIGRSEKDRKKQAVTAKGKPAVTRFQVLERFLEYTLVELQLETGRTHQIRVHMAYIGHPVAGDEVYGPRKTLKGHGQFLHAKTLGFSHPTTGEALEFSVDVPEIFEETLERLRNT; encoded by the coding sequence ATGGAAATTAAAGTAGAAGTTGGCGGTCAAAGATTGGACAAGGCCGTGGCAGACTTGACTGCCTTGTCTCGTAGTTTAGCCAACGAACAAATAAAAAATGGGCAAATTTTGGTCAATGGTCAGCCCAAGAAGGCAAAATATACCGTACAAGCAGGAGATGTCATCTACTATCATCTTCCTGAGCCAGAGCTAGTGGAGTACGTTGCAGAAGATTTGCCTCTTGAGATTGTTTATCAAGATAGAGATGTTGCCGTGGTCAATAAACCACAGGGCATGGTCGTCCATCCAAGTGCTGGGCACACATCTGGTACCTTGGTGAATGCCCTTTTGTATCATATCAAGGATTTATCAGGGATTAACGGTGTTTTACGTCCAGGAATTGTCCATCGGATTGACAAGGATACATCTGGTTTGTTGATGGTGGCTAAAAATGATGAGGCACACCTAGCCTTGGCAAAGGAATTAAAAGAGAAAAAATCTCTGCGGAAGTATTGGGCAATCGTGCATGGAAATCTCCCCAAAGATAGGGGAATGATTGAAGCACCGATTGGGCGGAGCGAAAAAGACAGAAAAAAACAAGCTGTTACGGCCAAAGGTAAGCCAGCCGTGACTCGCTTTCAGGTCTTGGAACGCTTTTTAGAGTATACTTTGGTCGAGTTACAGTTAGAGACAGGAAGAACCCACCAGATTCGCGTCCACATGGCCTATATTGGTCACCCTGTAGCTGGTGATGAGGTTTATGGTCCACGAAAAACCCTGAAGGGGCATGGTCAATTTCTCCATGCAAAAACACTTGGTTTTAGCCATCCTACAACAGGAGAGGCCTTGGAGTTTTCCGTAGACGTGCCAGAGATTTTTGAAGAGACGCTTGAAAGATTAAGAAATACATAA
- a CDS encoding LysR family transcriptional regulator yields MNIQQLRYVVAIANSGTFREAAEKMYVSQPSLSISVRDLEKELGFQIFNRTSSGTVLTRRGMEFYEKAQELVKKFDVFQNQYANPEDEGSEFSISSQHYDFLPPLMVEFAETYPEDKNFRIFESTTVQILDEVAQGHSEIGIIYLNNQNTKGILQKIDKLGLEVVELLPFQTHIYLREDHPLTQKKELVMEDLVGLPTVRFTQEKDEYLYYSENLVDTSDSSLLFNVTDRATLNGILERTNAYATGSGFLDSDSVNGITVIPVKDALDNHLVYVKREGMDLSPVGKAFVKVMERYFEKRSQA; encoded by the coding sequence ATGAATATTCAACAATTACGCTATGTGGTGGCCATTGCTAACAGTGGGACCTTTCGAGAAGCTGCTGAAAAGATGTATGTGAGCCAGCCGAGCCTCTCTATTTCTGTTCGTGATTTGGAAAAGGAATTAGGATTTCAGATTTTCAACCGAACCAGCAGTGGGACCGTTTTGACACGGCGGGGAATGGAGTTTTACGAAAAAGCACAGGAATTGGTCAAAAAATTTGATGTGTTTCAAAATCAATATGCCAACCCTGAAGATGAAGGCTCAGAATTTTCTATCTCAAGCCAGCACTATGATTTTCTCCCCCCTTTGATGGTGGAATTTGCAGAAACTTATCCTGAAGATAAAAATTTTCGAATTTTTGAATCTACAACGGTCCAGATTTTAGATGAGGTGGCCCAAGGTCATAGTGAGATTGGTATTATCTATCTCAATAATCAAAATACCAAGGGGATTCTGCAGAAAATTGATAAATTAGGGCTTGAGGTTGTGGAGTTGCTCCCCTTTCAAACCCATATCTATCTCAGGGAAGACCATCCCTTAACCCAGAAAAAAGAGCTGGTCATGGAGGACTTGGTAGGGCTGCCGACCGTTCGTTTTACCCAAGAAAAGGACGAATACCTTTATTATTCGGAAAATTTGGTGGATACCAGTGATAGCTCCTTGCTGTTTAATGTGACCGATCGGGCTACCTTAAATGGAATTTTAGAACGGACAAATGCTTATGCGACAGGTTCTGGTTTTTTAGACAGTGATAGCGTTAATGGCATTACGGTCATTCCTGTAAAAGATGCACTGGATAATCACCTGGTCTATGTGAAACGTGAAGGAATGGATTTGTCACCTGTTGGGAAAGCTTTTGTGAAGGTCATGGAACGTTATTTTGAAAAAAGGAGTCAGGCATGA
- a CDS encoding purine-nucleoside phosphorylase, whose amino-acid sequence MSLMEKIQETKNFLEAKGLTAPEFGLILGSGLGELADEVENAIVIDYAEIPNWGKSTVVGHAGKLVYGDLAGKKVLALQGRFHFYEGNPMEVVTFPVRVMKALGCHSIIVTNAAGGIGYGPGTLMMINDHINMIGTNPLIGENLDEFGPRFPDMSDAYSKDYRAKAKEIAEKIDVQVEEGVYLGVSGPTYETPAEIRAYQTMGASAVGMSTVPEVIVAVHSGMKVLGISAITNYAAGFQSSLNHEEVVEVTTRIKEDFKGFIKAVLAGL is encoded by the coding sequence ATGTCATTAATGGAAAAAATTCAAGAAACAAAGAACTTTTTGGAAGCAAAAGGGCTTACAGCGCCAGAATTTGGCTTGATTTTGGGGTCTGGCTTGGGAGAATTGGCTGATGAAGTAGAAAATGCGATTGTCATCGACTATGCAGAGATTCCAAACTGGGGTAAATCGACTGTTGTCGGTCACGCTGGAAAATTAGTTTATGGAGACTTGGCTGGTAAGAAAGTGTTGGCTCTTCAAGGACGTTTCCACTTCTATGAAGGAAATCCAATGGAAGTCGTTACTTTCCCAGTTCGTGTGATGAAGGCACTTGGCTGCCATAGTATCATCGTGACAAACGCAGCAGGTGGTATTGGCTATGGCCCAGGAACCCTCATGATGATCAATGACCATATCAACATGATTGGGACCAATCCGCTCATTGGTGAAAACTTGGATGAGTTTGGTCCACGCTTCCCAGATATGTCAGATGCTTACAGCAAGGATTACCGTGCCAAAGCGAAAGAAATTGCAGAGAAGATTGATGTTCAGGTAGAAGAAGGTGTCTATCTAGGTGTGTCTGGTCCAACTTATGAAACACCAGCGGAAATCCGTGCCTACCAAACTATGGGCGCTTCTGCTGTCGGTATGTCAACTGTACCAGAAGTCATTGTGGCCGTGCATTCAGGGATGAAAGTTTTAGGAATTTCAGCGATTACTAACTATGCAGCTGGGTTCCAAAGTTCACTCAATCATGAAGAAGTCGTCGAAGTGACAACACGCATTAAGGAAGATTTCAAAGGCTTCATCAAAGCAGTCTTGGCAGGTTTATAA
- a CDS encoding ClbS/DfsB family four-helix bundle protein — MKEYESKVALLAEIKQKADLFIGEFSVISDKDKDLLLDGVDRSPAQMLAYQLGWLKLLQGWEKDEQAGLDVITPHRDFKWNQLGGLYQQFYREYGDYSLQELMMQFEKEVGAILEQVNRYTDEELFQPESRKWASSTPSKWPVWKWIHINTVAPFTNFRTKIRKWKKEYAILSETQ, encoded by the coding sequence ATGAAAGAATATGAATCCAAGGTAGCCTTGTTAGCAGAAATAAAGCAGAAAGCCGACCTCTTTATCGGAGAATTTTCGGTAATTTCGGATAAGGACAAGGATTTGTTGCTAGACGGAGTGGATCGCAGTCCAGCCCAGATGCTTGCCTATCAATTAGGTTGGTTGAAACTGTTGCAAGGCTGGGAAAAGGATGAGCAGGCAGGGCTTGACGTAATCACACCGCATAGAGACTTTAAGTGGAATCAGCTCGGCGGACTCTATCAGCAATTTTATAGAGAGTATGGAGACTATTCTTTGCAAGAGTTGATGATGCAGTTTGAAAAAGAGGTGGGCGCTATCTTAGAGCAGGTAAATCGCTACACCGATGAGGAATTGTTTCAGCCAGAGAGCAGAAAATGGGCCAGTTCAACACCTAGCAAGTGGCCTGTTTGGAAATGGATTCATATCAATACCGTTGCACCCTTTACTAACTTTCGAACAAAGATTCGGAAGTGGAAGAAAGAATATGCAATATTATCAGAAACACAATAA
- the deoD gene encoding purine-nucleoside phosphorylase — protein MSIHIGAKVGEIADKILLPGDPLRAKFIAENFLEDAVLFNEIRGMYGYTGTYKGERVSVMGTGMGMPSISIYARELIVDYGVKRLIRVGTAGSLNPDVHVRELVLAQAAATNSNIIRNDWPMYDFPQIASFNLLDKAYHIAKELGMTTHVGSVLSSDVFYSNFAEQNIKLGTMGVHAVEMEAAALYYLAAQHGVEALGIMTISDSLVNPDEDTTAEERQTTFTDMMTVGLETLISE, from the coding sequence ATGTCTATTCATATTGGAGCAAAAGTTGGCGAGATTGCTGACAAGATTTTATTACCGGGTGACCCTTTGCGGGCAAAATTCATCGCAGAAAATTTCTTAGAAGATGCGGTGTTGTTCAACGAAATTCGTGGCATGTATGGCTATACGGGGACTTACAAAGGGGAGCGTGTGAGCGTGATGGGAACAGGTATGGGAATGCCGTCTATTTCTATCTATGCGCGTGAGTTAATTGTGGACTATGGTGTAAAACGCTTGATTCGTGTGGGAACCGCAGGTTCGCTCAATCCAGATGTCCATGTCCGTGAATTGGTCTTGGCCCAGGCAGCAGCGACAAACTCAAACATCATTCGCAACGATTGGCCTATGTATGACTTTCCACAGATTGCTAGTTTCAATCTGCTGGACAAGGCCTATCATATCGCTAAAGAATTAGGCATGACCACGCATGTGGGCTCTGTCTTGTCGTCTGATGTCTTTTACTCAAACTTTGCTGAGCAAAATATCAAGTTAGGCACCATGGGCGTTCATGCTGTTGAAATGGAAGCAGCAGCCCTTTACTACCTTGCTGCACAACATGGTGTAGAAGCCCTTGGCATTATGACCATTTCAGATAGCCTTGTTAACCCAGACGAAGACACGACAGCAGAAGAACGCCAAACAACCTTCACAGATATGATGACAGTTGGTCTTGAAACCCTGATTTCAGAATAA